CATCGGGGGCGAACGTGAGGCCCTGGATCTCATCGGCAACGCGTCCTACCAGGGTGCCCAGTGGGTCGTCATCCCCGCCGGGCGGTTCGACGACGCGTTCTTCCAGCTGAGCACCCGCGTGGCCGGGGACATCATCCAGAAGTTCGTCCAATACCGCGTGGGACTCGTCGTGCTCGGCGACATATCCCGCCACACGGCGGTCAGTTCGGCGCTGCGGGACTTCGTCCGCGAGGCCAACCGCGGGCGGCAGACATGGTTCGTCTCCGACGACGAAGAGCTGCGGGAGCGGCTGAAGGGCCAGTAGGGAGGCTGCCACCGGCAGCAGGCCGGTGCCCGGGGCCCCGTGGTCCTGTCGGCACGCCGACGGTACTCTCACGTCGCACACCACCTGAAACATCTGTCCCAGGAGCCACACGCGTCCCGCAGCACCTCGCAGGCCACGGCAGCGCCCGGTCCGTGCTCGTACGCCCGCCCTGAAGACCTCCGAGGAGTTTCGTCTTGATCACCATGGCCCAGGCCGTCGCCACTGCCGACCGCTGGCTCAATCCCCAGGGCAACCAGGCACCACAACGGCAGGTGGCGACCCACGAGTTCGACCTGGGGTGGGTGGTGTGGGCCGTGCCGCCGCCGCCCGAGGTGGACCCGGTCACCGGGCAGCGGCGCCCTCCGGCCGAGTTCGGGAGCGCCTGCGGTGTCGTCGACCGCCGCACCGGAGAGCTGACCGCCTGGCCGTCCGTGCCCGTCGAGGAAGTCGTGCGGATGTACCAGCACAAGCACGGCGGCGGGGGCGCCGGGGCCGCCACGGAG
This sequence is a window from Streptomyces sp. NBC_01775. Protein-coding genes within it:
- a CDS encoding DUF4180 domain-containing protein translates to MSSPQTIHDVPVLMCAAEGEAIGGEREALDLIGNASYQGAQWVVIPAGRFDDAFFQLSTRVAGDIIQKFVQYRVGLVVLGDISRHTAVSSALRDFVREANRGRQTWFVSDDEELRERLKGQ